One stretch of Candidatus Poribacteria bacterium DNA includes these proteins:
- a CDS encoding DUF5916 domain-containing protein: MPRLIIALLLTLSYPTLLLAHPEGTGDHVVEAYRIVGEPPKIDGILDDQAWQQAEPRSGFIQLEPARGSPATDDTEFRIAYDVHNLYVAFRCYDAEPNKIINRLTRRGDVYASDVISFFIDPHHDHRTGYKFATNPAGVQSDNYRYEDTQRDSNWKGIWWVESNIDESGWSAEFKIPFSNFRFTDKPTQIWGFDVERVNRRKSEVTVWKQLTQAGVVTRMSDLGHIVDIQGIETGKNFEISPYLLGGGMDDADTNLTRQLGTGLDVQYSLTSALKANVTVNPDFAQVEADQLEINLTRFPTRFPEKRPFFVEGNSFFETPYNLMFSRRIGSRGNILWGSKLTGKVGNYSIGVLGNQTGEFGFSDTTSSGKEEAWFSAIRVKRDILKRSNVGILFVNKEQSGSDPWEHSRVGGIDMNLALGKTYHLTGQYAGSFHPGEDSDNFAYTVDFAQRNYLWSSGIGFERVAPHFEINQTGFLRKERNRGWQRVYMRSSYSPHWGNHQFFSGVTARLSQSLYTPAYFTEWGLRNPDLSLSPEFDEDLLRWSAGADIGMDFREILLDDINVYYFRSREVELTEVFTADRYGFEIDTNSTYPIAFGIAVDFADYFNFGRQQAGKQRGLSFESTLRPQSNFSIELDSSYAQSLDLEGAIDGRFFVSSLRATYLFTRESFLRMFAQASRARPLSTEIHESYLLSLLFGWEYSPKSHFFIAYNEAWGDAFIGTTTRRELQLENRVIVVKVTYLYNL; the protein is encoded by the coding sequence ATGCCAAGACTCATAATTGCCCTACTGCTAACGCTCTCATATCCAACACTTCTCCTTGCACATCCAGAAGGAACAGGTGATCACGTTGTTGAAGCCTACCGAATTGTAGGCGAGCCACCGAAAATTGATGGGATATTAGACGATCAGGCGTGGCAGCAGGCAGAACCGCGCAGCGGTTTTATTCAACTCGAACCGGCGCGCGGTAGTCCCGCAACCGACGACACAGAATTCCGCATCGCTTACGATGTGCATAACCTCTACGTCGCATTCCGATGTTACGATGCTGAACCCAACAAAATCATCAATCGACTAACGCGACGTGGCGATGTTTATGCCTCGGATGTCATCTCTTTCTTCATTGACCCACATCACGATCATCGCACAGGCTATAAATTCGCCACAAACCCAGCGGGTGTCCAAAGTGATAACTATCGGTATGAGGATACGCAACGCGACAGCAACTGGAAAGGGATCTGGTGGGTTGAAAGCAATATTGATGAATCGGGTTGGAGTGCCGAGTTCAAAATCCCTTTCTCAAATTTCCGATTCACTGACAAACCGACACAGATTTGGGGTTTCGATGTGGAACGGGTAAACCGCCGGAAAAGCGAAGTCACTGTGTGGAAACAGTTAACACAGGCGGGTGTCGTCACGCGGATGTCCGATTTAGGGCACATCGTAGATATCCAAGGTATTGAGACCGGAAAGAACTTTGAAATTTCGCCCTATCTTTTAGGCGGCGGTATGGATGATGCCGATACCAATTTAACTCGACAGTTGGGAACAGGTTTGGATGTGCAATACAGTCTCACGAGTGCTTTGAAGGCGAACGTCACTGTCAACCCTGATTTCGCACAGGTTGAAGCAGATCAATTGGAGATCAATTTGACCCGTTTTCCGACGCGCTTTCCAGAAAAACGCCCATTTTTTGTCGAGGGAAACAGTTTCTTTGAAACGCCATACAACCTGATGTTCAGCCGTCGGATCGGGAGTCGTGGCAATATTCTCTGGGGCAGTAAACTTACCGGGAAAGTTGGGAACTATTCCATTGGTGTCTTGGGAAATCAAACCGGCGAATTCGGTTTTTCCGACACTACTTCATCTGGAAAAGAGGAGGCATGGTTTTCTGCAATCCGTGTTAAACGCGATATCCTCAAACGTTCAAACGTCGGAATTCTATTCGTGAATAAGGAACAATCCGGCAGTGACCCTTGGGAACACAGTCGAGTGGGCGGTATTGATATGAACCTCGCCCTGGGCAAGACTTATCACCTCACCGGACAATATGCGGGTAGCTTTCATCCGGGCGAGGATAGCGATAACTTTGCCTATACTGTTGACTTCGCACAACGCAACTATCTTTGGAGCAGCGGTATTGGATTTGAACGGGTCGCGCCACACTTTGAAATCAATCAGACAGGGTTTCTACGGAAAGAACGAAACCGTGGCTGGCAGCGTGTTTACATGCGCTCCTCTTATTCTCCACATTGGGGCAATCATCAATTTTTTTCTGGCGTAACTGCCCGCCTTTCGCAAAGCCTCTACACACCAGCGTATTTTACTGAATGGGGGCTGCGGAACCCAGACTTGTCTCTCTCACCTGAATTCGATGAAGACCTGCTCAGATGGAGTGCAGGTGCGGACATCGGGATGGACTTCAGGGAAATCCTCTTAGATGATATTAATGTCTATTATTTCCGAAGTCGGGAAGTTGAACTCACTGAAGTGTTTACAGCAGACAGATACGGGTTTGAGATTGACACCAACTCCACATATCCAATTGCTTTCGGGATCGCTGTAGATTTCGCAGACTATTTTAACTTCGGACGACAACAAGCAGGCAAACAACGGGGTCTCTCCTTTGAATCCACCTTACGACCACAAAGCAATTTTTCCATAGAATTAGACAGCAGCTACGCGCAGAGCCTTGATTTAGAAGGTGCCATTGACGGCAGATTTTTCGTTAGTTCGCTGCGTGCGACATACCTATTCACACGTGAATCATTTCTCCGAATGTTTGCACAGGCGAGCAGGGCACGTCCACTATCTACCGAAATTCATGAGAGTTACCTACTCAGTCTTCTATTCGGGTGGGAATATAGCCCGAAAAGCCACTTTTTTATTGCATATAACGAGGCTTGGGGTGATGCTTTCATTGGTACGACCACTCGTCGTGAGTTACAGTTAGAAAACCGGGTCATTGTTGTTAAAGTAACGTATCTCTATAACCTGTGA
- a CDS encoding zinc-binding dehydrogenase: MLQVTKPEGFGNIQLEEVPIPEINEHQVRVETDTTLISRGSELFRRYIREEAVPPSIMGYSLTGTVDTVGAEVTSYQVGERVMVVAPHAQYAIAEPNATEGRIVPLLDGVSFEEGTFLPLATSAVAWSDSSGVKAGDTVVVLGQGLVGSLMMQVLRGYNPARIITVDALPLRCELSTQLGADVVINADDADPVEEVRRLTDGKGADLVIDCVGGYAGIKSFEQAQDMTRQFGIIQLIALYQQAPLPLHSSKIMSKRLVAGILTDEPRSQIAARALQKIQNGEIRASEMITHRFHYTEAKDAFDLLWNTPGDALGVLIKWQ; encoded by the coding sequence ATGCTTCAGGTAACCAAACCAGAAGGTTTCGGCAACATCCAACTGGAAGAAGTGCCGATACCGGAAATAAATGAGCACCAAGTTCGAGTGGAGACGGATACAACGTTGATTAGCCGCGGCTCCGAACTATTTCGACGATACATCCGAGAAGAGGCAGTCCCGCCCTCAATTATGGGATACTCACTCACAGGCACTGTGGATACTGTTGGGGCTGAGGTAACGAGCTATCAGGTTGGAGAACGCGTTATGGTCGTCGCACCGCATGCGCAATATGCTATCGCTGAGCCTAACGCAACTGAAGGACGTATTGTCCCGCTCCTTGACGGTGTCAGTTTTGAAGAGGGGACTTTTCTCCCACTCGCCACGAGTGCTGTCGCTTGGTCGGATTCGTCCGGCGTGAAAGCAGGAGACACTGTCGTTGTTTTGGGACAAGGCTTGGTAGGAAGCCTGATGATGCAGGTGTTACGCGGCTATAACCCAGCGCGGATTATTACCGTCGATGCGCTGCCGCTCCGATGCGAACTCTCAACGCAGCTTGGTGCTGATGTCGTCATAAACGCCGACGACGCAGACCCAGTTGAAGAAGTCCGCCGCCTTACCGATGGCAAAGGCGCAGATTTGGTCATAGATTGTGTCGGTGGATACGCTGGCATCAAATCCTTTGAACAGGCACAAGACATGACACGCCAGTTTGGTATCATCCAACTTATTGCGCTTTATCAACAAGCACCGCTCCCTTTACATTCCTCGAAAATAATGAGTAAACGTCTCGTCGCTGGTATCTTAACGGACGAACCCCGTTCACAGATCGCTGCACGCGCCTTGCAAAAGATACAAAACGGCGAGATCCGTGCGTCTGAGATGATCACCCACCGTTTCCACTACACCGAGGCGAAAGACGCGTTTGACCTCCTCTGGAATACGCCAGGTGATGCGCTCGGAGTCCTGATAAAATGGCAGTAG
- a CDS encoding zinc-binding alcohol dehydrogenase → MKIREVVVTGQNQVELQTADIDAPVLASNELLIDTEYTFISSGTELANYTGREPKVFQKGAWCEYPWRSGYANVGIVHEVGAGVNRAAPGDRVFTYGRHASTIRYSQDRLVAPVREAVDPAVVAASRMAGVAMTAIIVGEIGTNPWVVVFGLGLVGNLASQMFQIHGCRVIGVDPVAERQKLAQRCGIRHTVGGDADEAQAHVEEITGGELGNITVDAVGHSGVVMQALRATANHGQLIILGSPRVEVQGNLTDLLSETHLRWITIRGALEWCVPMYPDIGNRTSQWSKQQTIFDWMARGQLHVEPLISHRLKPEQIKQAYDGLLNEPNVYTGVVLDWSSSS, encoded by the coding sequence ATGAAAATAAGAGAGGTTGTTGTAACAGGTCAGAACCAAGTGGAGCTGCAGACTGCCGATATAGATGCACCGGTGCTCGCTTCCAACGAATTGCTGATAGACACAGAATACACTTTTATCAGTAGTGGTACAGAACTCGCAAATTATACAGGGAGAGAACCGAAGGTCTTCCAGAAGGGTGCATGGTGTGAATACCCGTGGCGTTCTGGTTATGCGAATGTCGGCATCGTACATGAAGTCGGTGCAGGGGTCAACCGTGCAGCACCCGGCGATCGGGTTTTCACTTATGGACGGCACGCTTCAACGATTCGATATTCACAAGATCGGCTGGTCGCGCCTGTCAGAGAAGCAGTAGATCCGGCTGTCGTTGCAGCATCACGGATGGCAGGCGTTGCAATGACGGCGATTATTGTCGGGGAGATTGGGACGAACCCGTGGGTCGTTGTTTTTGGATTAGGGCTTGTTGGAAATCTGGCATCACAGATGTTTCAGATTCACGGATGCCGTGTAATTGGTGTAGATCCGGTGGCAGAGAGACAGAAACTTGCACAGCGGTGTGGGATTCGTCATACCGTCGGTGGCGATGCTGACGAAGCACAAGCACACGTTGAAGAAATTACGGGTGGTGAGCTTGGCAATATCACTGTTGATGCAGTCGGACATAGTGGTGTCGTTATGCAGGCACTCCGTGCTACCGCTAATCATGGGCAACTCATCATCCTTGGTTCACCGCGCGTTGAAGTCCAAGGAAACCTGACTGATTTGCTCTCCGAAACGCATCTACGATGGATTACCATCCGTGGCGCATTGGAATGGTGTGTGCCGATGTATCCAGACATCGGGAACCGAACCTCTCAATGGAGCAAACAGCAAACTATCTTTGACTGGATGGCACGCGGGCAATTGCACGTTGAACCTTTAATCTCACACCGCCTCAAACCTGAACAGATTAAACAGGCTTACGACGGTCTTCTCAATGAACCGAATGTATACACAGGCGTTGTTTTGGATTGGTCTTCTTCGTCTTAA
- a CDS encoding WD40 repeat domain-containing protein — MEKTELFQNCIQSELPPGLKSRFDKKQVMAITFSPDGTRLAAGGDGRIWIYDTASGAQFAMLSGYTEHMRALAFAPDNSLLASGSEDNTLRLWDTATAREVLTLAGDSNLVNALASSSPDGVPLPGWDQRTERLLASSTEAPGRIRSLAFSPDGTTLASGSADGKIRLWEVETGRMLSTFSAHDGLVLALAFSPQNEVLASGGSDTLVRVWNLESKHLLSILRGHTDSVNALAFSGDGELLVSGGRDNYIQLWDVDDGSTMSMFPVQEGTIRELTFSTDDAKLIYTTQDGVLLVRER, encoded by the coding sequence ATGGAAAAAACAGAACTGTTTCAGAATTGCATCCAATCTGAGTTACCTCCGGGACTCAAATCAAGGTTCGATAAAAAGCAGGTGATGGCTATTACGTTCTCGCCAGACGGCACCCGGCTCGCTGCGGGCGGTGATGGACGTATCTGGATATACGACACAGCCAGCGGCGCGCAATTCGCGATGCTCTCAGGTTATACAGAACACATGCGGGCATTGGCATTTGCGCCAGATAACTCTCTGCTCGCCAGTGGGAGTGAAGATAATACGCTCCGACTTTGGGATACTGCCACCGCTCGAGAAGTGCTAACACTGGCTGGGGATTCCAATCTGGTGAACGCATTAGCATCATCTTCACCGGATGGCGTTCCGCTTCCCGGATGGGATCAACGCACAGAACGGTTGCTTGCATCCTCTACTGAAGCACCGGGGCGAATTAGGAGTTTGGCATTTTCGCCAGATGGTACAACGCTCGCCAGTGGGAGTGCGGATGGCAAGATTCGCTTATGGGAAGTTGAAACGGGCAGGATGCTCTCCACCTTTTCAGCACACGATGGACTTGTGTTGGCGTTGGCGTTTTCACCACAGAATGAAGTATTGGCAAGCGGTGGTTCGGACACGCTTGTTCGGGTGTGGAATTTGGAAAGTAAACATCTCCTCTCCATTCTAAGAGGGCATACCGATTCAGTCAATGCGTTAGCTTTCTCTGGTGACGGTGAACTGCTTGTAAGCGGCGGGCGAGATAACTACATTCAGTTATGGGATGTAGATGACGGTAGCACTATGTCTATGTTCCCCGTACAGGAAGGCACCATTCGGGAATTGACTTTTTCAACGGACGATGCAAAACTTATATATACGACCCAGGACGGTGTGCTTCTCGTAAGGGAACGATGA
- a CDS encoding sugar phosphate isomerase/epimerase produces the protein MIGLSYHAGGMKDIPLQEVITILADAGYDAIEMMCGPEAHIPSGEVTDGLLKEVKTMVSDSGLKVSVINPFTGGGLYQLAVEDQQGAVDHYALLQDVAVALGAGGVNFLTGYGGENGDPFAWRLLVDVLKPICQRAEELGITMNIHNHEATTIDSSSKVTLLIEHVGSDALKSLNDITNFYHLGEDIAEVTEKLGPLTTHCHVKGVTGMYPYSTFLIPGEEGDELDFRTFAESLGKVGYDKYISVETFPHMRMEKAQIAHDMMAGTLKELGLR, from the coding sequence GTGATTGGTCTCTCTTATCATGCGGGTGGGATGAAAGACATCCCTCTACAAGAAGTTATCACGATCCTCGCCGATGCAGGCTACGATGCAATCGAGATGATGTGCGGACCAGAAGCGCATATCCCCTCCGGCGAAGTCACTGACGGTTTGCTCAAAGAGGTCAAAACTATGGTAAGCGACAGCGGCTTAAAGGTCTCTGTCATCAATCCGTTTACCGGAGGAGGTCTATACCAATTGGCAGTAGAGGATCAACAAGGAGCCGTAGACCATTACGCTCTTCTTCAAGATGTAGCAGTCGCCCTTGGAGCAGGTGGTGTTAACTTCCTCACTGGATATGGCGGTGAAAACGGCGACCCGTTCGCATGGCGACTCCTCGTTGATGTACTGAAACCGATCTGTCAACGTGCCGAGGAACTCGGTATCACAATGAATATCCACAATCATGAAGCAACGACAATTGATTCCTCTTCAAAAGTGACGCTTCTGATTGAACACGTCGGATCTGACGCGCTGAAGTCTCTGAACGACATTACCAATTTCTATCATCTCGGTGAGGACATCGCTGAAGTTACCGAAAAGCTGGGACCGCTCACGACGCACTGTCATGTAAAAGGTGTGACAGGCATGTACCCTTACAGCACCTTTCTGATTCCGGGTGAGGAGGGAGATGAATTGGATTTTCGGACCTTTGCGGAGAGTTTGGGGAAAGTCGGTTACGATAAGTATATCTCGGTGGAAACATTTCCGCACATGCGGATGGAGAAGGCACAAATTGCTCACGATATGATGGCTGGGACATTGAAGGAATTGGGTTTGAGATAA
- a CDS encoding DUF202 domain-containing protein, with protein sequence MSDKPRPYTGLEDQLILRDHLAADRTILANERTFLAYIRTALTLFVAGLSFVHLKIFESRIFEAIGIIFILLGIATFFVGLFRYKRMQALIHKIKQEELKELGEKDAI encoded by the coding sequence ATGTCAGATAAACCAAGGCCTTACACAGGATTGGAAGACCAGCTTATCCTGCGAGACCATCTCGCTGCGGATCGGACTATCCTCGCGAATGAGCGAACCTTCCTCGCCTATATCCGTACGGCACTGACGCTATTCGTTGCTGGTTTATCTTTCGTCCATCTCAAAATTTTTGAATCACGCATTTTTGAGGCGATCGGTATCATCTTCATCTTGCTCGGCATTGCGACCTTCTTCGTTGGACTCTTCAGATACAAACGGATGCAAGCACTGATTCACAAGATTAAACAGGAAGAATTAAAAGAATTAGGAGAAAAAGACGCAATATGA
- a CDS encoding phytanoyl-CoA dioxygenase family protein, translating into MVELTQKDIEFFKTEGYLVKRNVLNPELMERARTRLWDGAPEGRRRDDPETWIGPFTSEEENVDKDNNRRGFRWNFREPGGEDWMVQLLATNPNVWRMAEQLLGKGNLVQPDRVRGIYCTLPYGDVPKKSIGCHVDAHPFHLGAVGYIDDVPPEGGGFTVWPGSHQVFYYDYHSQYKNEPTPQYDVDRERISRGPGVECYGNAGDVVFWHHRIGHAAGHNYSRQIRQAVLYDFRKIELEQTQEEPPNKDMWRDWPGIKALETDES; encoded by the coding sequence ATGGTTGAACTTACACAGAAGGACATTGAATTTTTCAAAACAGAGGGTTACTTAGTGAAACGGAACGTCCTTAACCCTGAATTGATGGAACGGGCACGGACAAGGCTTTGGGACGGTGCACCTGAAGGACGCAGACGTGATGACCCTGAAACTTGGATCGGTCCCTTCACCTCTGAAGAAGAAAACGTTGACAAAGACAATAATCGCCGAGGGTTCCGTTGGAATTTCCGTGAGCCGGGTGGTGAAGATTGGATGGTCCAATTGCTCGCGACTAACCCAAACGTCTGGCGGATGGCAGAGCAGCTTTTGGGTAAAGGGAATTTAGTGCAACCCGACCGTGTGCGTGGTATCTATTGTACGCTTCCTTACGGTGATGTTCCCAAAAAGTCAATTGGGTGTCATGTAGACGCGCATCCGTTTCATCTCGGTGCTGTCGGTTATATTGACGACGTGCCACCCGAAGGTGGTGGGTTTACTGTCTGGCCCGGGAGCCATCAAGTCTTCTATTACGATTACCACTCCCAATACAAAAACGAGCCAACACCACAGTATGATGTTGACCGTGAGCGCATCAGCAGAGGACCAGGCGTTGAATGCTACGGCAACGCGGGAGATGTCGTCTTCTGGCATCATCGCATCGGACATGCTGCTGGTCATAACTATTCACGGCAGATTCGGCAGGCAGTCCTGTATGACTTTCGCAAGATAGAATTAGAGCAAACTCAGGAAGAGCCGCCAAACAAAGATATGTGGCGAGACTGGCCCGGTATCAAAGCGTTGGAAACTGATGAATCTTGA
- a CDS encoding EamA family transporter, whose translation MKDFILLFFNVLLTVIGQILFKHGMNMVGRVNSVQDALGKLTQAFLNPYVLSGIAIYGFTTLVWLVILSRVKLSIAYPMLSFGYVLSILFSWMLFKESIPKTRIIGALIICIGVYLVAQGES comes from the coding sequence ATGAAAGATTTTATACTGCTATTCTTCAATGTTCTATTAACGGTAATAGGACAAATCCTGTTCAAACACGGCATGAATATGGTAGGTCGTGTCAATAGCGTTCAGGACGCGTTGGGGAAACTGACACAGGCGTTTCTTAACCCTTATGTCCTCAGTGGGATTGCAATATACGGTTTCACAACGCTCGTGTGGCTGGTTATTCTGTCACGTGTTAAACTGAGTATAGCATATCCGATGCTAAGCTTCGGGTATGTCCTGTCAATTCTGTTTTCTTGGATGCTGTTCAAGGAATCCATCCCCAAGACCCGCATAATAGGTGCTTTGATTATCTGTATCGGTGTCTACCTCGTTGCACAAGGAGAGTCTTAG